The following proteins come from a genomic window of Peptoniphilus equinus:
- a CDS encoding electron transfer flavoprotein subunit alpha/FixB family protein, with product MSKNVFVFIEQRDNKIQKVGIELLGIARQLADKLGQDVVGMLVGENVKGETGVLFKHGADKVIVVEDPMLKEYVTEPYAKAIYEVIKANDPEIVLYGATSIGRDLAPRLAARIHTGLTADCTKLEIDEETNNLLMTRPAFGGNLMATIVCEDFRPQMATVRPGVMQSVNVDKTDGEVIEQQVAFTDADMNVTIREIAKHDNKKKDITEAKILVSGGRGLGGPEGFDELQKLADVLGAEVSSSRAAVDSGWIEKDRQVGQTGKTVRPELYFAFGISGAIQHLAGMEDSDLIIAVNKVEDAPIYDVADLGVVGDLNAVVPKLTELIKKEKALKEELS from the coding sequence ATGTCAAAAAATGTATTTGTATTTATTGAACAACGTGACAATAAAATCCAAAAAGTAGGTATTGAACTTCTTGGAATTGCACGTCAACTTGCTGATAAACTGGGACAAGACGTGGTAGGGATGCTCGTTGGTGAAAATGTTAAAGGCGAAACCGGCGTGCTCTTTAAACACGGCGCTGACAAAGTCATCGTCGTTGAAGACCCTATGCTTAAAGAATATGTGACCGAACCTTATGCGAAGGCCATTTATGAAGTAATTAAAGCTAATGATCCTGAAATTGTCCTTTACGGTGCAACATCCATCGGTCGTGACTTGGCACCAAGATTGGCAGCACGTATTCATACCGGTCTTACTGCCGACTGTACCAAGTTGGAAATTGATGAAGAGACCAATAATCTGCTCATGACTCGTCCTGCTTTCGGCGGTAACCTTATGGCTACTATCGTTTGTGAAGATTTCCGTCCTCAAATGGCAACGGTTCGTCCCGGCGTTATGCAATCAGTCAATGTCGATAAAACGGACGGCGAAGTTATTGAACAACAAGTGGCATTTACCGATGCTGACATGAATGTTACCATTCGTGAAATTGCAAAACATGACAATAAGAAGAAAGATATTACTGAGGCTAAGATTTTGGTTTCCGGCGGTCGCGGACTGGGTGGTCCTGAAGGCTTTGACGAACTTCAAAAACTGGCTGACGTCCTTGGCGCCGAAGTATCCTCTTCAAGAGCTGCTGTTGACTCCGGATGGATTGAAAAAGATCGTCAAGTCGGTCAAACCGGTAAAACTGTTCGTCCTGAACTGTACTTTGCCTTCGGTATTTCCGGCGCAATCCAACACCTTGCAGGGATGGAAGATTCCGATCTTATCATCGCTGTAAACAAAGTGGAAGATGCACCAATTTATGATGTGGCTGACCTTGGTGTTGTCGGCGACTTGAATGCAGTTGTACCAAAACTGACTGAACTGATTAAGAAGGAAAAAGCATTAAAAGAAGAATTGAGCTGA